CGTCCGAATCGGCCTCGGCGATACCACGGGCGACAACCATGCCGCTCGGGTCGCACACGTCGAGCACATCGCCCTCGGCAAACTGGCCATCGACCTCGCGAATACCCACCGCGAGCAGCGACGATCCGCGGCTGACCAGCGCCTTCGCGGCGCCATCATCGACCGTCACCGAGCCATGCGCCTTGTCACCCAGTGCGATCCACAACTTGCGCGGCGCAATGTCCAGGCGCTCCGCCGGCGGATCGAACAGCGTACCCACGCTCTCGCCGCGGGCCAGACGCACGAGCGCATCGGGCTCCTCGCCCGAGCAAATCACGCTTTGAATGCCCGCCGTCATGAGAATGCGGCTCGCGCGAATCTTGGTGATCATGCCGCCCGTACCCACCGATGTGGAAGAATCGCCCGCCGAGGCGATAATCTTGGCATCGATCTTATGCACGACCGGGATAAACTCGGCCGTCGGATCCTCATGCGGATTGGCGGTGTAGAGGCCATCGATGTCCGAGAGCGTCACGCACAGATCGGCAGAAACCAGGCAGCTCACAAGCGCCGCCAGCGTGTCGTTGTCGCCGAACTTGATCTCATCGACGGTAACGGTGTCGTTCTCGTTGACGACCGGCACCACGCCAAGCTCCACAAGGCGAAGCAGGGCGTCGCGCGCGTGCAGGTAGGACGTGCGGCGCGCCGTGTCGTGACGCGTGAGCAGCACGAGCGAGGTGAGCAGGTCGCGCGCATGGAACTCCTCGTCGTAGGCCGACGAGATGATGCACTGACCGGCCGAGGCGCAGGCCTGCAGGCTCGGCAGGTCGCCGACCGGCTTACGGTCGAAGCCCAGCACGGGATAGCCGCAGGCAATGGCACCCGAGCTCACCACGACCAGGCGCCAGCCAAGCTCGCGCAGCGCTGCGGCCTGGTCGGCAAGCCCGCCGATAAAGGCGCGGTTGACCTTGCCGTCGGCGCCCACCACCGTGGACGAACCGATCTTTACCACCATCGTTTTATAAGAAGTCGTCATACGTCAAACCAATCAACTGTTCAGCGAACGGCCGAGCCGGCGGCCAGGGAAGCGTGACTCGCCCCTACCGCCCAAGGAATTAGTGAGCCCAGGGAAAGGCAGAGGCCGCGGCCATGTTCTTGCGCACGAGCTCGTCGCGCACCTGAGCCAGGCCCTGCTCCATACCCACCACATAGGTCTGCGGGTACAGGAAGCGCTTGAAAGCTGCGTCCAGATGGTCGAGCGCCCAAGCACAGCGCTCGCGCGCGTCCTGGATGCTCTCACGCGGAGCCACCGCACTGCCATCGCGCACGATCGGCACCAGCAGCTCGCGATACTCAAGTTCGGACACGTCGGTCACCAGGGCGGCATCGTTCACGGCCACAAGGGTATTGCCGCGCGCGGCGCCCTCCCCTGCCAGATGGTCCTCGTCATAAATCATGTCGCAAACCGGGCCGCCAAAGCCGTCGTAATAGCGTCGTACGCGCTGCACGCCGGGGATCGTGCGCTTGTAGGGCTGCTCGGAAAGCTTCACCACCGGCGTCCACGGCTCCGCGTCGCTCGCACGACGGGCCGAAAGCTTGTACACGCCGCCCAGCGCAGGCTGATCGTAGCAGGTCGCGAGTTTGGTGCCCACGCCAAAGCTGTCGATGGGCGCGCCCTGGTCGAGCAGGGACTGAATCGTGTACTCATCCAAATCGTTAGAAACCGAGATCCCCACATAGGGCAGGCCCTCGGCATCAAAACGGCCGCGCACATACTTTGAGAGCTTGGCGAGGTCGCCGGAGTCGATGCGAATGGCCGACAGGCGCTCGCCCACCGCTTCCATCTCCTTGGCAACCGTAATGGCATGTTCGCAGCCCTCGCGCACGTCATAGGTGTCGATGAGCAGCGTACAGTTCTTGGGGCTCGACTTGGCAAAGGCGCGGAAGGCCTCGAGCTCGGAGTCGAAGCTCATGACCCAGCTGTGCGCATGCGTGCCAAAGACGGGAATACCGTAGCGGCGGCCGGCGAGCACATTGGACGTAGAGGAGCAGCCGGCAACGTAGCTCGCGCGCGCGACGGCCAGCCCGCCATCGGGGCCCTGGGCGCGGCGCAGGCCAAACTCGGCAACGGGACGGCCGTCCGCCGCCAGCACCACGCGCGCCGTCTTGGTGGCGACAAGCGTCTGGAAGCCGACGATGTTGAGCAGCGCCGTTTCGAGCAGCTGGCACTCCAGCGCGGGACCGGTGACGCGAACCATGGGTTCGCGCGGAAAGACGAGCTCGCCCTCGGGGACGGCGTCGATGTTTACATGTGCACGAAAATCGCGCAGGTAGTCGAGGAATGCAGGCTTGAACATCGCGCCGCCGGCCGGGGCCTGGAGCGAGGCGAGGTAGTCGATGTCCTCGGGCGTAAAGCGCAGATTCTCGACCAGCTCGGGCAGTTCGGCGGTGCCGCACATGACGGCATAGGCGCTGCCAAAAGGATGGTCGCGGTAAAACGCGGTAAAACAACCCTGCTCATTGGCCTTGCCGCTCTCCCACAGGCCCTGGGCCATAGTGAGCTCGTACAGATCGGTGAGCATTGCAATGTCGGTGGGATGCGAGATGTCGGTCAAAGCCATGGGGCGACCTTTCGGATGCGTTGTGCAGAGGTTGAGGGTTGGAAAAGGGCAGAGTGTTCGGGCATGGCACCCAGCGCGAATGGGCTAGAGCAGGCCCATGCTGGTCAGGATCGTGTAGCCCATAAAGATGACAAACGCGATGAGGGCAAGGACAATGATGATTTTTTGAGCCGGCGCCATGCCAGGGATCTCGTTCTCGCCCGTAGGCTCCTTGGAGGTAACCATGCGCTGGGCAAAGGTCATCTCGTCACGGCTCGGCTTGGGCTCGACGGACTTGGAACGAGCGACCTTTTTAGGCTGAGGTTTAGGTGCGGTGGGCGCGGGCTTCGCGGCGGCGGGCTTGGGCGCGGGGGCGACGTTCGCGGCGGCCTCCTCGGCCTTCTCGCGCTCGGCACGCAGGGCGGCCAGCTCCTCACGCTCGCGGCGTGCCTCTTCCTGGGCCTCGCGACGAGCTTTCTCGGCGCGGAGCTCTTCCAACTCGGCGCGTTCCTCGGCAGACAGTGGTTGGGACTCAAGCTTGGCCATGGTACAGCCCTTTCTTTTAAAAAAAGCCGCCGACACAATGTCAGCGGCTTATCAAATCCAAGGGTGGAGACGAAGGGAGTCGAACCCTCGGCCTCTGCCATGCGACGGCAGCGCTCTCCCAACTGAGCTACGTCCCCAGGACAAGTTGATATTTTACCTACGGCTCGCCAACTGTCAACGCCCAATACCCAGTCTTTTTGGGACGCGGCTGTTTTAGCTACCCCGACAGACAACGCGAACGGTTTGGTCGAACAGCGGCAGGGGTAGCTAAAACAGCCCCGTCCCAAAAAGACTACTCAAAGAGCCTCGTCCCAGATTAGCTGGTTTGAGCACTAGTAAGAACACCGGTGGTGTCGAACGCCGGGGTGAAGCTCTCGTCTACCGCTCCGCCTTCTTGCCAAAACATCGTCGTAAAGCCCAGGTCGTCGGCATGGTCGAGCACCTGCTCGTACTCCTCGCGCGTCACGGCGCGCGCCAGGTCGCCGCCTTGTTCGCGCATGAGGGCATTGGGCGTGTACTGGTTCATGACCGAGATCGGCACGTCGCCCACCGTCTGCCACACCAGGTCCAACACGCGGCACGAATCGTCCGCATGCCCCGGCAGCACCAGATGACGCACGATTATGCCGCGCTTCATGAGCCCGTCCCCGTCTACCAGCTCTCCCCCGCGGCGCTCAATTTCGCGCGCCATCTGGGCCAGACCCGACACAGCCACGCGCGGGTAGTCCTTAATATGAGAGAGTGACTGCGCAAGCGCCGCATTGGCATACTTAAAGTCGGTAAGCCACACGTCGACCAAATCACCGAGCGCCGCCACGGCACTCGCACGCTCATAACCGCTCGTGTTGTAGACGATTGGAATGACCAGTCCGCGCTCCCGAGCTGCGGCAATCGCGGCCGGCAGCAGGTGAGCATAATGCGTCGCCGTCACCAGATTGATGTTATTGGCACCTTGGTCCTGCAGCTCCAGCATAATCTCGACCAGGCGCTCGGGCGAAATCTCAAGCCCGAAATTGCCCGTCGAGATCTCGTGGTTCTGGCAATAGATACATTTGAGCGAGCAGCCGCTAAAGAAGATCGTGCCCGAACCGGCCTCGCCCGAGATAGGCGGCTCCTCCCACATATGAAGCGCTGCGCGGGCCACCTTGAGCGTGTCATCGGCACCGCATACGCCGTGCGCACCCTCGTCGCGCACCGCACCGCAACGGCGCGGACACAAATGGCAGGCGGGCGAAAAAAGTTCGGTCAACGGCGTCGGCATAAAAACATGCTCCAAAACAACGATTCAGCAGCTCAAACGTAAAGGGACCAACCGCACAGACGGCTCGAGCCCAAGGCGCCGTAATCGTCCGACACGATTTTTGTAATGTCAAGACTGGAATCGATAAAGTGCCGCTTTATGATGTAGGTATTCCGCCCCCCGCGGAGCAACTGGGTGAACCGTCGCGTTTATTTAGGGAGCCCACACAGTCGTACCTAGTACAGGTATCCTTCGTTGTTAAGGACGCTGGAACAGTCGATGAGGGCACCCACCTGTTTTAGGTGGGTTCATTTTCGTAACGTGGGGGGTGGTTTTCTTTTGCCGAAAATCGCCATTACAGTCCATATGGATCCCCACCGGCATCCCAACAGTCCATCGACAACATCCCAATATCTGGTAAGCGCGTGATTATCGCTGCGTGCAATTCCATGCACCCCCCTTGGTCGAGTATCATGGTTCGGCTATGCCCTTTGCGCTTAGCAACCTTTGACCTTTTCCTTCGACGCTTGGCGGTTTTTGATTCATGGCTTCATCCCCGAGCTACATACCGTATCTATGCGTGGCAGCGGCGGCCTTTATCACGACCTTCCTCACGGTGCCCCTGGTCAAGCGCCTGGCAATTAAGCTCGACGCCGTCGACTATCCTTCTAAGCGCCGCATCAACACCAAGCCCATCCCGCGTTTGGGCGGAACGGCGGTGTTTTTGGGCCTGGTCGTTGCCTGTATTGTGCAAATCCTAGGCACCTGGTACCTGGGTTGGCCGCCCGTTTTGGTGCCCCACCCCCGTCTGCACATCAGCTACCCCATACTTGCGCTTTCTTTTACCGTCATCTTTGCGACCGGCGCTATCGACGACGTCTTCCAGCTCAAGCCCAAGCAAAAGCTGGCCGGACAGGTCCTCGCTGCGCTCATCGCCTGCGTGGGCGGCCTGCGCATCGGCGTCATCGTCAACCCGTTTGCCCCCGGCGAGATCATGCTCGGATGGCTCGCCTACCCCATCACCGTGATCTATCTGGTGGCATTCACCAACATCATTAACCTCATCGACGGCCTCGACGGCTTGGCCACGGGCATCTGCGGCATCGCGTCGTTCACCATGTTTTCGATGGCCGTTCTCTCGGGCCGCATCGACGCCGCCGCGCTCTCCATTGCGCTCTTTGGCGCCTGTCTGGCCTTTTTGCGCTACAACTTCAACCCCGCAAGCATCTTCTTGGGCGACTCGGGGTCGCTGCTTCTGGGCTTTGCGCTGGGCTCCATCTCGCTACTCAACGTGAGCCGTACCGCCGCGCTCACCTCGCTTATCATCCCGCTCATCGTTGCCGGCGTGCCCATCATCGACACGTTTAGCGCCATCGTGCGCCGCAAGCGCGCCCACATTAGCATCGGGCAGGCCGACAAGGGCCACATCCACCACCGCCTGATCCAAGAGGGCTACAACCAAAAGCAGGCAGTGCTCCTCATCTACGCCTGGTGCATCATGCTTTCGGCCGGCGCCGCCGCGATTAACCAGGTCGAGGTTCCCATGCGCGTGCTCATCTTTACCGTGCTCGCCATTGGCTCGGCGGCCTTTGCCAAGCACCTGCACCTGTTTGAGCCCGTGCTGCGCCACCATTACAACAAGCGCACGCACGAGGACGAGCTCGTCACCCCCGACGATCCCGCCTTTAAGCAGGAGGAGCAGGCGGCAGAAGAACGCAAGGAGGAGCGCCACCACAGGCGCTAGGGTAAGCTGCCGAGGATGCGCCCAGGCGCCGCCGGCCAAACGCGCAGCTACGCCGCGCCCATCGCACATGCCGCCGCTCTCCCGCCCCTCGCCTACTTACGACCCGCCCCTCCAATAAACGCGTTATCATCTTGACCCATGAACATACGTTAGGAGCAATCATGCCAAACGAGAACAGCTACGAAGTCGCGCTGCAAAAGAGCAACGCCATTCGCGAGGGCCTGGCCAAAACGCCCGAGAAGTTCACCATGCTCACCGGCGACCGCCCCACCGGCCGTCTGCACCTGGGCCACTACTTTGGCACTCTCAAGGGCCGTGTTGAGCTGCAGAACATGGGCGCCAAGACCAACGTGCTCATCGCCGACTACCAGGTCATCACCGACCGCGACACGACCGAGCACATCCAGGACAACGTGTACAACATGGTCATGGACTACCTCGCCTGCGGCATCGACCCCGACAAGACCATGATCTACGCGCACTCCGCCGTGCCCGCCGCCAACCAGCTCATGCTGCCGTTCCTGTCGCTAGTCTCCGAGGCCGAGCTGGCGCGCAACCCCACGGTAAAGGCCGAGATGGAGGCCTCGGGCCACGAGCTCACCGGCCTTCTGCTCACCTACCCGGTGCATCAGGCCTGCGACATCCTGTTCTGCAAGGGCAATGTGGTGCCCGTCGGTCGCGACCAGCTGCCGCACATAGAGCTCACCCGCACCATCGCCCGCCGCTTTAACAACCGCTACGGCAAGGTGTTCCCCGAGGTCGACGCACTGCTGTCCGAGACCCCGCTGCTGCCGGGCCTGGACGGTCGCAAGATGAGCAAGAGCTACGGTAACGCCATCAACATCTCGATGACCGCCGAGGAGACGGCCAAGCGCATCAAGAAGAGCCAGACCGACTCCGAGCGCATGATCACGTTCGATCCCGAGAACCGCCCCGGCGTGTCCGGTCTGCTTTCGACGGCCGCCATCTGCACCGGCCGTTCCGAAGTCGAGATTGCCGAGGAGATTGGCATGGGCGGCTCCGGCCAGCTCAAGAAGTACGTGACCGAGGCCGTCAACGAGTACTTCGCGCCGATCCGTGAGCGTCGCCAGCGCTACGAGAACGACCTGGATTACGTAAAGGACGTCCTGCACGAGGGCAACCGTCGCGCCAATGAGATCGCCGAGCAGACCCTGGGCGAGGTTCAGGACGCCATGGGCATGGTGTACTAGATCGATCTGCTGGCTAGAACTTTCGATTGCTTTAGGGCGGGCGCTACGGCGTCCGCCTTTTTGGTGCCCGACTGGTTCGGCTCTGCCCATTGCGCTCCCCCGACAAACAGGAACAGGCCCGCTGGCAGTTAGTTGCCAGCGGGCCTGTTCCCGAAGTACACCGTTGAATCGCACAGAGGGGAGGAATGCGAATCAAACTCAACAGGGCAGGCTTTTTCATCGCCTATGGCCTGCTCCGTTGCTGAATACAATATAGTTCACCGTGGTTTACTTTCTGATGGCAAAGTACGCCATCACACCTTCTCCATAAGTTAGCTCAGGTAAACTAGAACTACCACAAAGGGGACAGGCACCTTTGTGGTAGTTTTGGCGCGAGCAAGCCGTTAAAGCCCGGCCGGCCAACGACAGGCGCCTAAGTCGACGTGCATGGAATCGGCAAATGTCACGCCCTCCCCCAGCAGAAGTTCGCGTTGAGCATCGGGGCCACCAAAGGCGAAGCCCTCGCAAATGCGGCCATCGGCAAACACCACGCGATGACAGGGAATCTGACCAGGGCGCGGATTGTCGTGAAGCGCGTAGCCCACGTACCGCGCACTCCGCGGACGACCGGCGAGCAGCGCCACCTGACCGTAGGTGGCGACCATCCCCTCGGGAATCTGCTCGACCACCTCGTACACCCGTTCAAAAAAGCCCTCAGACGCCATTGCTCGCTCCCTTCCATCCGGAATAGCATAAACCACCACAAAGGTGCCCGTCCCCTTTGTGGTGGTTTTGGCAGGTGAGCTAGTTGACGGGCTGGAAGAAGGCTACGGCTACGGCGCCGGGGCCTACATGGGTGCCGATGGTGGCGCCGATGGTGTGAACGGGCAGTTCGCTCTCGGCATGGCCGGCCCACAGCGCGGCGCTGTCCTCGATATACTTCTTGAGCACGGCGTCCGAAAGGCCCGTATAGCCCAGCGCCAGCGGCATGGAAAAGTCGATGCCGCCTGCCTTTTCGACCTTCTGATTGAGCAGGTTACGTCCGTTCTTGGAACCGCGCGCCTTGCCCAGCTGCACGATCAGACCGTCCTCGGCAGCTACAACGGGCTTTACGTTGAGCAGCGTGCCCACGGCGCCGGCAGCAGCAGACAGGCGACCGCCGCGCACCAGGTACTCCAGCGTCTCGAGCAGACCAATAACCACCACGCGGTCACGGACGGCCTCGACAGCCGCCGCGATCTGGGCCGCGCCCTGGCCCTCGTCCACTAGGCGCAGGGCATACTCGACCAGCACGCGCTCACCCAGGGTAACGTTATTGCTATCAACCACATACACGTCGCCGCCCGGCGCCTCGGCAAGTGCGGTACGGGCGCTCTGATTGGTCCCCGAAAGTTTGGCACCCACGGTAATAATCACCGCCTCGTCGCCGGCCTCACGCGCCTCGGCAATCGCCTGCGAAAACGCGTACGGGTTGACTTGGCCGGTCTTGGGCAGCTCATCGCGCTCCACGAGCATCTCGTAAAAGCGCTGGTGATCGATGTCGACGCCATCCATATACACATCGGTGCCAAAGGTAACGGACAGCGGCAAGACGGACAGCGCCGGGTGCTCAGCCGGCGACATATCGCTTGCGGAATCGGTAATAATGCGGACGGACATAGCGAATCCTTTCTTGCGCAGGTCTCGCGCAGGGAATTTTGACAACAATGTCCCGGCACGGCGTACGCGCTCAAACGGGACGATGCAGTTGTTGGCTGAAAGCTAGCGCCAGCGCGGCTCTAGATCTCGCGCAGGGTGTTGAGAATCGTGCGCAGCGACGCATACATCTGCTCGCGCTGCTCCACACCCATAGCCTTACCGGTGGTATCGAGCACCTCGCGAATGATGCGGTCCGCCTCGCTCATGCTCTCGCCGCCTAGAGCGGTCAGGCGCACCGGAGCACGATACTTAACGGCGGCATCGCCCGAATCATCGACCTCGACGTAGCCGCCCTCCTCCAGATGCGCGAGCGTGCGCGAGACGGCGGCACGGGTCACGCCTGCCATGCGAGCCAGGTCAGCACCAGTCAGGCCGTCCTTGCTGCGCTCAAGATAGTACAGGCACATGACATCGGAGCCCTTGAGGCCCAGCCTTGCGCCCTCGGATGTCTTAATGCGCTGGATCTCCTTGTAGAGCCCGCTGATCAGTCCGACAAAGTCCTCGAAACGTGTCTCGTCGTTCTGCTGCATGGGAGACGACCGCCTTTCGCTTGCGCATGATGCTAACGGGTAAACATCTTAGCCGCACAAGGCAACACCCATACCCAAATATCCCATTTGTTAACCCATCAACATAAAAACCACCACAAAGGGGACAGGCACCTTTGTGGTGGTTTGGGGCATCAATAGGTTCTAGGCGTCGCTACAGCTCCGCGCAAGGATTGTCGCGGGTCACAAGCGTCTTAACGACAACCGTCGCTCCCAGATAGCGCTCGAGCAGCTCGGCTAAGCGATCGATCGCGGCCTGGCAATCCCCCATCCGCTCGGGCTCCACGCACTCAATCGCCAGGAACGCATCGGCCGAATCATCGGACAGGGCCGTTCGAACGCCGTCGCGCCAGTTCCAGCAGCGGCATACGGCGCCCGCATCATCGATGTAGGCGAGCTCGCCGGGCAGCGTCGGGTCATCCGCCTCCTCGCCAAGCGGCAGAAACGCATCGCCACCGTCGGTCACCGCTAACCGCAGATCGCCCTCGATAGCATGTAGGTCCTCGCCGCCAACGGGCAGCGCGTAGGTCAGCGACACCGTGTTGTAGATGTCCACCGCGGGCGTAATGTGGCCCACCGGTTTGCCCTTGAGCACGCGCTTGAGCAAGTTCTCGATCGAGCAGCGGGCGCCCTTTTTGGTCTTGAACAGCCGATAAGCCTCGCGCCATGCCTTGACCGGTGCGTTCTCGCTGATAGTATCGCTGGTCAGATGACGCTCCGCGTCGATATTGGCGCGGTCGAGCAACGCCGCAATCGCATCCACGTCCTCTTGAGGAATCTGAGCCGCGGGCTTCATGCCCTTTACGACCACAACACCGACAGCCGCCTGCGGAAATAGCTCCCAAAACGAATCCTCGGCAACGAAACTCTTCATGTGCTCTCCCTTCATAGCATGCGCCCGAGCCCGGGTGCCTAAACAAAAAGCGCCCTTACGACGGCCACCTTCAAAGTCCTACGGTGCCGCCACAAGAGCGCTTACGCTGCCCCCATCCGGAGAAGGGAGCGATATGTCAGGCGTATTGTAACCCGAGTCATCCGCGCGAGTAAAACCACCACAAAGGCGCCTGTCCCCTTTATGGTGGTTTTGGGTCTGAAGCAACGTTAGTGTCGGAGTCCCAACAAGCCGCGGCCGCGATGGCGGGCGTCAGCGTGCACCTGAGCGTGCGGACCGGCGGCCTTGACGGACTCGGGCAGGTGCGAGTACTTCTTCTCGAAGTTCTCCTCGAACATGACGGCCAGGTTGTGCGCGGCCTCGTCGTAGCGAGCGGTGCTCTGCCAGTACTGGCGCGGCACCAGGATGCCGTCGGGCACACCGTGGCACGTGGTGGGAATGTCGACGTTAAAGATATCGTCGTGGACGAACTCGCTGTCCTCGATGGTGCCGTCGAGGGCGCGCGCGACCAGGGCGCGCGTGTAGGCCAGCTCAATGCGATGGCCCACGCCGTAGCCGCCGCCGATCCAGCCGGTGTTGACCAGATAGACGCGGGTGCGACCGTCGGCGATGCGCTCGCCGAGCATCTTAGCGTAGACCATGGGGTCGAGCGGCATAAACGGCTCGCCAAACAGCGAAGAGAACGTGGGCGTGGGCTCGGTGACGCCGACCTCGGTGCCGGGGATCTTGGCCGTAAAGCCCGTCACAAAGTGATACATGGCGGCGTCGGCCGTCAGGCGTGAGATGGGCGGCAGCACGCCAAAGGCATCGCAGGTCAGGAAGAGCACGACGCTTGGGGTGGTGCCCATGCCCTTGGTCCACGCGTTGGGAATGTGCTCCACAGGGTATGCCACGCGCGTGTTGTGCGTGATCGAGATGTCGTCGTAGTTGGGCTTGCGGTTCTCGTCGAGCACCACGTTTTCGCATATGGCACCAAAGCGGACGGCGTTGAAGATTTCGGGCTCGTGGAACGCGTCCAGGCCCTCGCATTTGGCGTAGCAGCCACCCTCGATGTTGAAGATGCCCATGTCGGACCAACCGTGCTCGTCGTCGCCGATCAGTAGGCGCGTGGGGTTGGCCGAAAGCGTGGTCTTGCCGGTGCCGGACAGGCCAAAGAACACGG
The DNA window shown above is from Collinsella aerofaciens and carries:
- a CDS encoding MraY family glycosyltransferase codes for the protein MASSPSYIPYLCVAAAAFITTFLTVPLVKRLAIKLDAVDYPSKRRINTKPIPRLGGTAVFLGLVVACIVQILGTWYLGWPPVLVPHPRLHISYPILALSFTVIFATGAIDDVFQLKPKQKLAGQVLAALIACVGGLRIGVIVNPFAPGEIMLGWLAYPITVIYLVAFTNIINLIDGLDGLATGICGIASFTMFSMAVLSGRIDAAALSIALFGACLAFLRYNFNPASIFLGDSGSLLLGFALGSISLLNVSRTAALTSLIIPLIVAGVPIIDTFSAIVRRKRAHISIGQADKGHIHHRLIQEGYNQKQAVLLIYAWCIMLSAGAAAINQVEVPMRVLIFTVLAIGSAAFAKHLHLFEPVLRHHYNKRTHEDELVTPDDPAFKQEEQAAEERKEERHHRR
- the pckA gene encoding phosphoenolpyruvate carboxykinase (ATP) codes for the protein MPGVTPAEVLSNFGITLVEDPAENQPRLLVDLPAAELVEHAIRREEGRMASNGALVIETGERTGRSPNDRFIVDTPDVHDKIAWGAVNRPLSTESYEAIKAGIVDYLNERDVFVTRGMAGADRNHTRRLLVACERASQALFIKQMLARPLAREIARTGEPDFCVLAAPGYQCDPAIKGLNSSAAVVINFQERVILVAGTGYSGEIKKSIFSVMNYLLPVEDDVLPMHCSASMDPVTHETAVFFGLSGTGKTTLSANPTRLLIGDDEHGWSDMGIFNIEGGCYAKCEGLDAFHEPEIFNAVRFGAICENVVLDENRKPNYDDISITHNTRVAYPVEHIPNAWTKGMGTTPSVVLFLTCDAFGVLPPISRLTADAAMYHFVTGFTAKIPGTEVGVTEPTPTFSSLFGEPFMPLDPMVYAKMLGERIADGRTRVYLVNTGWIGGGYGVGHRIELAYTRALVARALDGTIEDSEFVHDDIFNVDIPTTCHGVPDGILVPRQYWQSTARYDEAAHNLAVMFEENFEKKYSHLPESVKAAGPHAQVHADARHRGRGLLGLRH
- a CDS encoding nicotinate phosphoribosyltransferase, which translates into the protein MALTDISHPTDIAMLTDLYELTMAQGLWESGKANEQGCFTAFYRDHPFGSAYAVMCGTAELPELVENLRFTPEDIDYLASLQAPAGGAMFKPAFLDYLRDFRAHVNIDAVPEGELVFPREPMVRVTGPALECQLLETALLNIVGFQTLVATKTARVVLAADGRPVAEFGLRRAQGPDGGLAVARASYVAGCSSTSNVLAGRRYGIPVFGTHAHSWVMSFDSELEAFRAFAKSSPKNCTLLIDTYDVREGCEHAITVAKEMEAVGERLSAIRIDSGDLAKLSKYVRGRFDAEGLPYVGISVSNDLDEYTIQSLLDQGAPIDSFGVGTKLATCYDQPALGGVYKLSARRASDAEPWTPVVKLSEQPYKRTIPGVQRVRRYYDGFGGPVCDMIYDEDHLAGEGAARGNTLVAVNDAALVTDVSELEYRELLVPIVRDGSAVAPRESIQDARERCAWALDHLDAAFKRFLYPQTYVVGMEQGLAQVRDELVRKNMAAASAFPWAH
- a CDS encoding radical SAM protein; protein product: MPTPLTELFSPACHLCPRRCGAVRDEGAHGVCGADDTLKVARAALHMWEEPPISGEAGSGTIFFSGCSLKCIYCQNHEISTGNFGLEISPERLVEIMLELQDQGANNINLVTATHYAHLLPAAIAAARERGLVIPIVYNTSGYERASAVAALGDLVDVWLTDFKYANAALAQSLSHIKDYPRVAVSGLAQMAREIERRGGELVDGDGLMKRGIIVRHLVLPGHADDSCRVLDLVWQTVGDVPISVMNQYTPNALMREQGGDLARAVTREEYEQVLDHADDLGFTTMFWQEGGAVDESFTPAFDTTGVLTSAQTS
- a CDS encoding MarR family winged helix-turn-helix transcriptional regulator is translated as MQQNDETRFEDFVGLISGLYKEIQRIKTSEGARLGLKGSDVMCLYYLERSKDGLTGADLARMAGVTRAAVSRTLAHLEEGGYVEVDDSGDAAVKYRAPVRLTALGGESMSEADRIIREVLDTTGKAMGVEQREQMYASLRTILNTLREI
- a CDS encoding MGMT family protein, with the protein product MASEGFFERVYEVVEQIPEGMVATYGQVALLAGRPRSARYVGYALHDNPRPGQIPCHRVVFADGRICEGFAFGGPDAQRELLLGEGVTFADSMHVDLGACRWPAGL
- a CDS encoding DegV family protein, with protein sequence MSVRIITDSASDMSPAEHPALSVLPLSVTFGTDVYMDGVDIDHQRFYEMLVERDELPKTGQVNPYAFSQAIAEAREAGDEAVIITVGAKLSGTNQSARTALAEAPGGDVYVVDSNNVTLGERVLVEYALRLVDEGQGAAQIAAAVEAVRDRVVVIGLLETLEYLVRGGRLSAAAGAVGTLLNVKPVVAAEDGLIVQLGKARGSKNGRNLLNQKVEKAGGIDFSMPLALGYTGLSDAVLKKYIEDSAALWAGHAESELPVHTIGATIGTHVGPGAVAVAFFQPVN
- a CDS encoding B3/4 domain-containing protein, whose protein sequence is MKSFVAEDSFWELFPQAAVGVVVVKGMKPAAQIPQEDVDAIAALLDRANIDAERHLTSDTISENAPVKAWREAYRLFKTKKGARCSIENLLKRVLKGKPVGHITPAVDIYNTVSLTYALPVGGEDLHAIEGDLRLAVTDGGDAFLPLGEEADDPTLPGELAYIDDAGAVCRCWNWRDGVRTALSDDSADAFLAIECVEPERMGDCQAAIDRLAELLERYLGATVVVKTLVTRDNPCAEL
- the trpS gene encoding tryptophan--tRNA ligase, giving the protein MPNENSYEVALQKSNAIREGLAKTPEKFTMLTGDRPTGRLHLGHYFGTLKGRVELQNMGAKTNVLIADYQVITDRDTTEHIQDNVYNMVMDYLACGIDPDKTMIYAHSAVPAANQLMLPFLSLVSEAELARNPTVKAEMEASGHELTGLLLTYPVHQACDILFCKGNVVPVGRDQLPHIELTRTIARRFNNRYGKVFPEVDALLSETPLLPGLDGRKMSKSYGNAINISMTAEETAKRIKKSQTDSERMITFDPENRPGVSGLLSTAAICTGRSEVEIAEEIGMGGSGQLKKYVTEAVNEYFAPIRERRQRYENDLDYVKDVLHEGNRRANEIAEQTLGEVQDAMGMVY
- the proB gene encoding glutamate 5-kinase, with translation MTTSYKTMVVKIGSSTVVGADGKVNRAFIGGLADQAAALRELGWRLVVVSSGAIACGYPVLGFDRKPVGDLPSLQACASAGQCIISSAYDEEFHARDLLTSLVLLTRHDTARRTSYLHARDALLRLVELGVVPVVNENDTVTVDEIKFGDNDTLAALVSCLVSADLCVTLSDIDGLYTANPHEDPTAEFIPVVHKIDAKIIASAGDSSTSVGTGGMITKIRASRILMTAGIQSVICSGEEPDALVRLARGESVGTLFDPPAERLDIAPRKLWIALGDKAHGSVTVDDGAAKALVSRGSSLLAVGIREVDGQFAEGDVLDVCDPSGMVVARGIAEADSDVLELAAGRRQDQIASNRLLADLVEKPAIHRDNLIVFA